One Turneriella parva DSM 21527 genomic region harbors:
- a CDS encoding ankyrin repeat domain-containing protein, with amino-acid sequence MIRKTGLFLILTIFTVLSAQTPSPQERLESAVYSDNAAEIKAAIKAGAGANSGNYSGHFLGIAATRGTLKSVQALVEAGADVNYSTSGGWTAAMAAADNGHLPVLKYLVSKKADLNARTRMGRTLLMRAAYHGQTAVVQYLLSKGAKVNEPDQGGVTALMLAAQQGHDATVKALLAAGADKALVAASQKNALALAREGETANAGYRAEEFKRTIALLSGAESRSKGKLIGKVFRAEGKKIEITGSGIKDAKRGARIIIKTDSGDIKATVGETLHSKIKATAVKKGAEKGDSVYLEK; translated from the coding sequence ATGATCCGCAAAACAGGTTTATTCTTAATTCTCACAATCTTTACAGTGCTATCTGCACAGACGCCTTCGCCGCAAGAGCGGCTCGAATCAGCCGTCTACAGCGATAACGCTGCCGAAATCAAGGCGGCGATTAAGGCCGGTGCTGGCGCGAACAGTGGCAACTATTCGGGGCATTTTCTGGGTATCGCGGCCACTCGCGGCACGCTAAAATCGGTGCAGGCGCTTGTCGAAGCCGGCGCAGACGTGAACTACAGCACATCGGGCGGCTGGACCGCGGCGATGGCTGCCGCCGATAACGGCCATTTGCCCGTTCTCAAATATCTGGTCTCGAAAAAGGCAGACCTCAATGCCCGCACGCGCATGGGCCGCACCTTGCTGATGCGCGCGGCATACCATGGGCAGACGGCAGTCGTGCAATACCTGCTCTCAAAGGGGGCAAAGGTTAATGAACCCGATCAGGGCGGTGTCACGGCATTGATGCTCGCAGCCCAGCAAGGCCATGATGCGACCGTCAAGGCATTGCTCGCCGCAGGCGCAGATAAGGCGCTCGTAGCCGCTTCACAAAAAAACGCGCTCGCCCTCGCGCGTGAGGGTGAAACCGCCAATGCAGGGTACCGGGCAGAAGAATTCAAGCGCACGATCGCGCTTCTCAGCGGTGCCGAAAGCCGCAGCAAAGGCAAACTCATCGGCAAGGTCTTTCGCGCCGAAGGCAAGAAAATCGAGATCACCGGTTCGGGCATCAAAGATGCGAAACGCGGCGCGCGTATCATCATCAAGACTGATTCAGGGGATATCAAAGCGACTGTCGGCGAAACCCTGCACTCGAAGATCAAGGCGACAGCAGTGAAGAAGGGCGCCGAAAAGGGTGACTCAGTCTACCTCGAAAAATAA